A single genomic interval of halophilic archaeon DL31 harbors:
- a CDS encoding hypothetical protein (manually curated~KEGG: hbo:Hbor_20830 hypothetical protein), producing the protein MTRKRPPVVGVGSESGSHRSALTFRARGFISDDRAQTVLDYGIAVGIFFVALVFVLGTIPGMFAPFVGSSGDTQVADRLASSLSGDMLGSPSEPFILNATCTEEFFRQLDTNTTAPTSCRFDTTADSLRTMFALDGTTNVRVEITRSNGTTRTLDETTLVAGGSLPTQQTVSTARRVVSLDGETHTLEVYVW; encoded by the coding sequence TTGACCCGAAAACGCCCCCCAGTCGTCGGCGTCGGTTCCGAATCCGGTAGCCACCGGTCGGCACTAACATTTCGAGCGCGCGGGTTCATTTCGGACGACCGGGCGCAGACAGTGCTCGATTACGGCATCGCCGTCGGCATTTTCTTCGTCGCACTGGTGTTCGTCCTTGGCACGATTCCGGGGATGTTCGCACCCTTCGTCGGCTCCAGCGGTGACACGCAGGTAGCAGACCGCCTCGCGAGTTCGCTCTCGGGAGACATGCTCGGCAGCCCGAGTGAGCCGTTCATTCTCAATGCAACCTGTACTGAGGAGTTCTTCAGGCAACTCGATACGAACACTACTGCACCGACGAGCTGTCGGTTCGATACGACTGCGGACAGTCTTCGAACGATGTTCGCGCTCGATGGGACGACGAACGTCCGTGTTGAAATCACCCGTTCCAACGGGACCACCCGGACGCTCGACGAGACCACGCTCGTGGCGGGTGGGTCGCTCCCGACGCAGCAAACCGTCTCGACGGCACGCCGAGTTGTCAGTCTCGATGGTGAGACCCACACACTGGAGGTGTATGTCTGGTGA
- a CDS encoding hypothetical protein (manually curated~KEGG: hbo:Hbor_20840 hypothetical protein), whose amino-acid sequence MTRTQSRGQAHTLEAVAAGMLLLASVLFALQVTAVTPLTGSTSSQHIENQQASLAEGLLATQVENGSIVPTILYWNESAGTFHGTSRDGYRNAGPPTAFGNVLNETFGDRNTAYDVNIYYVRSSGARERISLVDLGNPSDHASTASRMVTLYDDDRVLAANESALDTLSNTSFFAPDAAPDSRVYNVIEVEVVVWRM is encoded by the coding sequence GTGACCCGAACACAGAGTCGGGGGCAAGCGCATACCCTCGAAGCCGTCGCGGCAGGCATGTTGCTCCTGGCAAGCGTGCTGTTTGCACTCCAGGTGACCGCCGTGACACCGCTGACAGGCAGCACCTCGAGCCAACACATCGAGAACCAGCAGGCGTCGCTCGCGGAGGGTTTACTGGCGACCCAGGTCGAGAACGGAAGCATCGTCCCGACGATTCTCTACTGGAACGAGAGTGCAGGAACGTTCCACGGCACCTCGAGGGATGGATACCGCAACGCTGGCCCGCCGACGGCGTTCGGCAACGTGCTCAATGAGACGTTCGGCGACCGCAACACCGCCTACGACGTGAATATCTACTACGTCCGGTCGAGCGGTGCCCGCGAACGGATCTCGCTCGTGGACCTCGGCAACCCGTCCGACCACGCGTCGACGGCCAGCAGGATGGTGACGCTTTACGACGACGACCGGGTGCTCGCCGCCAACGAGAGTGCGCTCGATACGCTCTCGAACACGAGTTTCTTCGCACCGGACGCGGCGCCAGACAGCCGCGTCTACAACGTCATCGAGGTGGAGGTGGTCGTATGGCGGATGTAG
- a CDS encoding type II secretion system protein E (PFAM: Type II secretion system protein E~KEGG: hvo:HVO_1160 type IV pilus biogenesis complex ATPase subunit) — MVNDIQGETFCVQPFFTPVMATEDADAAPELEGDDAAPAPELEGEVAEAPAVQPTGAVVGEYTWDDFLREHGHEDAAAALYERFDEAPGSERWGETETTIGQEDWERTNIEPAAYLGFPPWELEARIGATHRVAEQLTESSPLIGYEQTPVIKDIYGWADYKREYFLDEEGNPPTDSEGEPETFDPSEALGFDPEDLGTVMADHERAGEELLALVDERTVDVNENVDEEEFFTDDDGRVTIANRYDLEKKVPAAKKSHFREEDRYWVNEPYSFIVIFHSTKENEKKYYVIEPHLNEIETDLKQYLSDKLRAAIKYEREGTTAGDETHRRSVIETETRELLDRYDLYDGPENGRSLGNTLAKRFDLDPSAGLSGRLVDLLGYEEPITGIRQLEGIQARPEPVLLEENADILNEYQVEKLLYYLERDFIGYERIDGIKHDINVEDISCNGYNSPVFVYHSDYEQIISNIYHGETELDDFVVKLAQRSGKGISKRRPQVDATLPDGSRAQLTLGREVSDHGTNYTIRQFKDVPFTPVDLINWKTFSLDQMAFLWLCIENDKSLIFAGGTASGKTTSLNAVSLFIPSNTKIVSIEDTREVELPQRNWIASVTRPSFTDDDKGDVDEFDLLEAALRQRPDYIVMGEVRGEEGRDLFQVMSTGHTSYSTFHADNVGEVLKRFTTEPINVSKTMFTALDLVSIQSSTRVQGHKVRRNKSLTEINHYDAENDEINVKDVYQWQAETDEFLRIGDSNTLDEIMFDRGWNREELDLEIFKRQVVLAYLIDRGLNTYTQVAATFQAFINDPETILALMANEQLGASLEDLREMESVLIDIDPDKEAMVPRPDPSDEIAAECTAILERADEELFEQFRGEIQASVAEALIDTEAANDIEVTPDTAGELPEGEESSVASGAESDEPGEDRAALDDVDPGELEDDSVEAMPALSAGEEAEEPQPSEAADALDTDEFDEQIGFQSEDETNGTDDGDESGADSTLDEAHEPDFEPFDPLSEEAENGTGGPDISAGDSEDTDDTAPPDEPVVLGEPEPSEEAEPTEDALSNDESTEFETESEPSEEFGEPTDGSDAELDDDTDPFTDDGTVDDEPSLDEEPTLGEEPEHDVDSTRDEGSESDEEPTLDEASDPGEASSLDDEPHVDEEGSLDEEPALDQEPALGESPTESREDEDAADEDSETVWGGDGDWDDLATELEQEAKDDEMAEVDSWDAGEEEDEE, encoded by the coding sequence ATGGTGAATGATATCCAGGGGGAGACTTTTTGCGTACAGCCGTTCTTCACACCTGTAATGGCTACCGAAGACGCCGATGCCGCGCCCGAACTCGAGGGCGACGACGCCGCCCCCGCGCCCGAACTTGAGGGGGAGGTTGCGGAGGCCCCCGCGGTTCAACCCACGGGGGCTGTAGTCGGCGAATACACGTGGGACGATTTCCTTCGGGAGCACGGCCACGAAGATGCCGCTGCAGCACTCTACGAGCGGTTTGACGAAGCGCCCGGCAGCGAACGCTGGGGCGAGACTGAAACCACGATCGGACAGGAAGACTGGGAGCGAACCAACATCGAGCCCGCCGCGTATCTTGGCTTCCCGCCGTGGGAACTCGAGGCTCGCATCGGCGCTACCCACCGCGTCGCCGAGCAACTCACCGAGTCCTCACCCCTCATCGGCTACGAACAGACGCCCGTCATCAAGGACATCTACGGCTGGGCGGACTACAAACGGGAGTATTTCCTCGACGAGGAGGGCAACCCGCCGACCGACAGCGAGGGCGAACCCGAGACGTTCGACCCCAGCGAGGCGCTCGGTTTCGACCCCGAGGACCTGGGCACGGTCATGGCCGACCACGAGCGCGCAGGGGAAGAACTGCTTGCGCTCGTCGACGAGCGCACGGTCGACGTGAACGAGAACGTCGACGAGGAGGAGTTTTTCACCGACGACGACGGCCGCGTGACAATCGCGAACCGCTACGATCTCGAGAAAAAGGTGCCAGCGGCCAAGAAATCTCATTTCCGCGAGGAGGACCGCTACTGGGTGAACGAACCCTACTCGTTCATCGTCATCTTCCACTCCACCAAGGAAAACGAGAAGAAGTACTACGTCATCGAACCGCACCTCAACGAGATCGAGACCGACCTCAAGCAGTATCTCTCGGACAAACTCCGAGCCGCTATCAAATACGAACGTGAGGGAACCACCGCGGGTGACGAGACCCATCGCCGTTCAGTGATCGAGACTGAGACCCGCGAACTCCTCGACCGGTACGACCTCTACGACGGCCCCGAGAACGGCCGAAGCCTCGGCAACACGCTCGCCAAGCGGTTCGACCTCGACCCGAGCGCTGGGCTCTCTGGCCGACTGGTGGACCTGCTCGGCTACGAAGAACCCATCACCGGAATCAGGCAGCTCGAGGGGATTCAGGCACGCCCCGAACCTGTCCTGCTCGAAGAGAACGCCGATATCCTCAACGAGTACCAGGTCGAGAAGCTGCTCTACTACCTCGAACGAGATTTCATCGGGTACGAGCGCATCGACGGTATCAAACACGACATCAACGTTGAGGACATTTCGTGTAACGGCTACAACTCCCCCGTCTTCGTCTACCACTCCGACTACGAGCAGATTATCTCCAACATCTACCACGGGGAGACCGAACTCGACGACTTCGTCGTCAAACTCGCCCAGCGCTCCGGGAAGGGTATCTCCAAGCGCCGGCCGCAGGTCGACGCCACCCTGCCCGACGGCTCACGTGCCCAACTCACACTGGGCCGAGAAGTGTCCGACCACGGGACCAACTACACCATCCGCCAGTTCAAGGACGTCCCGTTCACGCCGGTCGACCTCATCAACTGGAAAACGTTCTCACTCGATCAGATGGCGTTCCTCTGGCTCTGTATCGAGAACGACAAATCCCTCATCTTCGCAGGGGGTACCGCATCCGGGAAGACGACCAGCCTAAACGCTGTCTCGCTGTTCATTCCGTCGAACACGAAAATCGTCTCCATCGAGGACACGCGCGAGGTCGAACTCCCACAGCGGAACTGGATCGCCTCCGTCACCCGGCCCTCCTTCACCGACGACGACAAAGGGGACGTAGACGAGTTCGACCTGCTGGAGGCTGCACTGCGTCAACGCCCCGACTACATCGTGATGGGCGAGGTTCGTGGGGAAGAGGGGCGTGACCTGTTCCAGGTCATGTCGACTGGTCACACATCCTACTCCACGTTCCACGCGGACAACGTGGGCGAGGTGCTCAAGCGGTTCACAACCGAACCCATCAACGTCTCGAAGACGATGTTCACGGCGCTGGACCTCGTCTCGATCCAGTCCTCCACCCGGGTGCAGGGTCACAAGGTACGCCGGAACAAGTCCCTGACCGAGATTAACCACTACGACGCCGAGAACGACGAAATTAACGTCAAAGACGTCTACCAGTGGCAAGCAGAAACCGACGAATTCCTGCGCATCGGCGACTCCAACACGCTGGACGAGATTATGTTCGACCGCGGCTGGAACCGCGAGGAGCTCGATCTGGAGATATTTAAACGTCAGGTGGTGCTTGCCTACCTCATTGACCGCGGGCTCAACACCTACACGCAGGTAGCGGCGACGTTCCAGGCGTTCATCAACGACCCCGAGACTATCCTGGCGCTGATGGCCAACGAGCAGCTGGGGGCGTCGCTGGAGGACCTCCGAGAGATGGAGTCCGTCCTCATCGACATCGACCCCGATAAGGAGGCGATGGTGCCACGACCGGACCCGAGTGACGAGATTGCCGCAGAGTGTACCGCGATTCTTGAGCGCGCGGATGAGGAACTGTTCGAGCAGTTCCGCGGCGAGATTCAGGCAAGCGTCGCGGAGGCATTAATCGACACCGAGGCCGCAAACGATATCGAGGTAACGCCGGATACGGCAGGCGAACTCCCAGAGGGCGAGGAATCCTCAGTCGCCAGCGGCGCCGAATCAGACGAGCCAGGTGAGGACCGGGCTGCGCTCGACGATGTCGACCCAGGGGAACTCGAAGACGATTCAGTGGAGGCGATGCCGGCGCTCTCTGCCGGCGAGGAAGCAGAAGAGCCACAACCTAGTGAGGCCGCCGACGCACTCGATACCGACGAGTTCGACGAACAAATCGGCTTTCAGAGTGAGGACGAAACCAATGGGACCGACGACGGGGACGAATCCGGCGCTGATTCGACACTCGACGAAGCGCACGAACCTGATTTCGAACCGTTCGACCCACTGTCTGAGGAAGCAGAGAATGGTACTGGTGGGCCCGACATCTCTGCAGGAGACTCCGAGGATACTGACGATACTGCGCCCCCCGACGAGCCGGTGGTGCTCGGCGAGCCTGAACCATCGGAGGAGGCCGAACCCACCGAGGACGCCTTGTCAAACGATGAATCGACGGAGTTTGAAACAGAATCGGAACCCTCTGAGGAGTTCGGGGAGCCTACCGACGGCAGCGATGCCGAACTGGACGACGATACTGATCCGTTCACCGACGACGGAACCGTCGACGATGAGCCAAGCCTCGACGAGGAACCAACGCTGGGCGAAGAACCCGAACACGACGTGGACTCCACACGTGATGAGGGGTCTGAGTCTGATGAGGAACCCACTCTGGACGAAGCGTCTGACCCTGGCGAAGCGTCCAGTCTTGACGACGAACCACACGTTGACGAAGAGGGATCTCTCGATGAGGAGCCCGCTCTCGATCAAGAACCTGCTCTCGGCGAGTCGCCTACCGAGAGTCGAGAAGACGAGGACGCTGCAGACGAAGACTCAGAAACCGTTTGGGGCGGTGACGGCGACTGGGACGACCTTGCAACAGAGCTCGAACAGGAGGCCAAAGACGACGAGATGGCCGAGGTCGACTCCTGGGACGCCGGCGAGGAGGAGGATGAGGAGTAA
- a CDS encoding alkyl hydroperoxide reductase/ Thiol specific antioxidant/ Mal allergen (PFAM: Alkyl hydroperoxide reductase/ Thiol specific antioxidant/ Mal allergen~KEGG: hvo:HVO_1163 peroxiredoxin-like protein), which translates to MADDPMAVGEAAPTFRLPTADETGIGPKGFEDHLGDNPLVVAFFPAAFSGTCTTELCTFRDRLGPLSETDAAVLGISTDLPWALAEFREQEGLSFPLAADNDAAVCESYGVRTQYEPYGIDAVARRAVFVVDADGVVTYRWLAENPGQEPDYEAVGAAVDAA; encoded by the coding sequence ATGGCTGACGACCCGATGGCCGTTGGAGAGGCGGCACCGACGTTTAGGCTACCAACCGCTGATGAGACCGGTATCGGTCCCAAGGGCTTTGAGGACCATCTGGGCGATAATCCGCTCGTGGTGGCGTTTTTCCCCGCTGCATTCTCAGGCACCTGCACCACAGAACTCTGTACGTTCCGCGACCGACTCGGACCCTTGTCCGAAACCGACGCCGCCGTGCTCGGAATCAGTACCGACCTGCCGTGGGCGCTCGCGGAGTTCCGTGAGCAAGAAGGACTCTCGTTCCCGCTGGCCGCTGATAACGATGCCGCAGTCTGTGAGAGCTACGGCGTCCGAACGCAGTACGAACCCTACGGCATCGACGCCGTGGCCCGTCGCGCGGTGTTCGTCGTGGACGCCGATGGTGTCGTCACCTACCGCTGGCTCGCCGAGAACCCGGGACAGGAACCAGACTACGAAGCGGTTGGGGCTGCTGTCGACGCCGCCTGA
- a CDS encoding Sec-independent protein translocase protein tatA/E-like protein (TIGRFAM: Twin-arginine translocation protein TatA/E~HAMAP: Twin-arginine translocation protein TatA/E~KEGG: hla:Hlac_0988 twin-arginine translocation protein, TatA/E family subunit~PFAM: Bacterial sec-independent translocation protein mttA/Hcf106), which translates to MSQIVPLFGAIPGGPEMIVILLVLVLLFGANKIPKLARSTGQAMGEFQKGRQELNEELEDMSEPPEDSNVEEMNSERVEESDETETETETETETEARTETERNK; encoded by the coding sequence ATGTCCCAGATTGTCCCGCTGTTCGGCGCAATTCCCGGGGGCCCGGAGATGATCGTCATTCTTCTGGTTCTCGTCTTGCTGTTCGGTGCGAACAAAATTCCCAAGCTCGCCCGGTCGACGGGGCAGGCGATGGGGGAGTTCCAGAAAGGTCGCCAGGAACTGAACGAGGAACTCGAAGATATGAGTGAGCCGCCGGAAGACAGTAATGTGGAGGAGATGAACTCCGAGCGTGTCGAGGAGTCCGACGAGACCGAAACGGAGACCGAGACAGAGACCGAAACCGAGGCCAGAACCGAGACCGAGCGGAACAAGTAA
- a CDS encoding metal dependent phosphohydrolase (PFAM: Metal-dependent phosphohydrolase, HD region, subdomain~KEGG: hbo:Hbor_20760 hypothetical protein) — MATEETEYEYDPHARHAFPDDRLNQLLPALLEDPELISYLEAQNVNAVTRKGYNDHGTKHIEIVRNRALRLYDLLKAGGVSFNGARQQGLDEADEAVIVALAATLHDIGHIVHRDNHAYYSIPLAADFLDRFLEQFYDIAERVRVKGEVLHAILCHHTEETPLTREAGVIRVADALDMEHGRSRIPYEEGGRGINTLSSQAIRHVGLKSGDERAVLVEIEMVNAAGVYQVDTLLKAKLRDSMIDDEVHIVAINTKSDDNLVERIEL; from the coding sequence ATGGCTACTGAGGAGACCGAGTACGAGTACGACCCGCACGCTCGCCACGCCTTCCCCGACGACCGACTGAATCAGCTCCTGCCAGCGCTCCTCGAGGACCCCGAACTCATCAGCTATCTCGAGGCACAGAACGTCAACGCAGTCACACGAAAAGGCTACAACGACCACGGCACCAAACACATCGAAATCGTCCGGAACCGCGCTCTGCGGCTCTATGACCTGCTCAAAGCTGGCGGCGTCTCTTTCAACGGCGCGCGCCAGCAGGGGCTCGACGAGGCCGACGAAGCCGTCATCGTCGCGCTGGCCGCGACGCTTCACGATATCGGCCACATCGTCCACCGGGACAATCACGCCTACTACTCCATCCCACTGGCTGCTGATTTCCTCGACCGGTTCCTCGAGCAGTTCTACGATATCGCCGAGCGCGTCCGTGTCAAAGGCGAGGTACTCCACGCAATTCTCTGTCACCACACCGAGGAGACCCCGCTCACCCGTGAGGCTGGAGTCATTCGAGTCGCCGACGCACTGGACATGGAACACGGCCGCTCGCGCATCCCCTACGAGGAGGGCGGCCGCGGCATCAACACTCTCTCGAGTCAGGCCATTCGCCACGTCGGCCTCAAGAGCGGCGACGAGCGGGCCGTCCTCGTCGAAATCGAGATGGTCAACGCGGCCGGCGTCTATCAGGTAGACACCTTGCTGAAGGCGAAGCTCCGTGACTCCATGATCGATGACGAGGTCCACATCGTCGCCATCAACACAAAGAGCGACGACAACCTCGTCGAGCGCATCGAACTGTAG
- a CDS encoding Type II secretion system F domain-containing protein (PFAM: Type II secretion system F domain~KEGG: hbo:Hbor_20820 archaeal flagella assembly protein J), translating into MSLELGEGSGEDADPLADAFYPLFTRLFDSEGDFVADIEKKLVEARMNEIVELYISRSLAVGVIIGGLLWLAGSLSGWAIFEFGLLSAEQISLGIPVSSAETAATLKAATVPAAILISGLFFGSIGFALGFGTLLVIPYSEASARERQINMLLSDAVSYMYALSVGGLNQLEILESMAAADDTYDEVAKEFQSIVNETQYFGTDYRNAVRKQSQETPSDELSQFLTDMLSIINSGGDMEQFLYDKKEKHMRTAKQQQEMTLETMELFGEMYMTLSLFPLLLIIILVIMSMMGDPKTRLIYGTVYALTPLTGGGFLVLLSTVKQDESGDGYLSPGDGSERLETAHKEGLIHLGLIEAFTGEFKLFDRIKSREGNYKTQQLLAEPHIFFRNSPLFTMALTVPLTAVVVGLLLVDGSAPTTWGGMIQNPVWGTFAWYYIPSYLILLPLAVFYEWNQHTRGSIVGKLSENLRKLSSANATGQTLLESIQTVSDTSTGKLADEFEIMYAKVNYGMSLRDALVEFNNKYHIPRLARTIKLIAEAQEASSQITDVLSTAAQASENQDDIERERISRTRMQVAIILMTYLTLLAVMAILKTQFLDVMSGLTSQAGSGGSQGPSFGGGVDTQLLSLLFFHAVTLQALLSGFISGYIRDAKIISGVKFVVVLQTLALAVWLVVG; encoded by the coding sequence ATGAGTCTGGAACTCGGCGAGGGAAGCGGCGAGGACGCCGATCCGCTGGCAGACGCGTTCTACCCCCTATTCACCCGACTGTTCGACTCGGAAGGGGATTTCGTGGCCGATATCGAGAAGAAACTGGTCGAGGCGCGGATGAACGAGATTGTCGAACTCTACATCTCGCGATCGCTTGCGGTCGGCGTCATCATCGGCGGGCTACTCTGGCTGGCCGGCAGCCTCTCTGGCTGGGCCATCTTTGAGTTCGGCCTCCTCTCGGCCGAGCAGATTAGCCTGGGTATCCCAGTTAGTAGCGCCGAGACCGCAGCGACCCTCAAAGCCGCGACGGTCCCAGCAGCGATCCTCATCTCGGGGCTCTTCTTCGGGAGTATCGGCTTCGCGCTGGGGTTCGGGACTCTGCTGGTCATTCCCTACTCGGAAGCCTCAGCCCGAGAGCGGCAGATCAACATGCTGCTGTCCGACGCCGTCTCCTACATGTATGCGCTCTCGGTTGGGGGGCTGAACCAACTCGAGATTTTGGAGTCGATGGCGGCCGCCGACGACACATACGACGAGGTCGCAAAGGAGTTCCAGAGCATCGTCAACGAGACGCAGTATTTCGGGACCGACTACCGGAATGCGGTTCGCAAGCAGTCCCAGGAAACCCCCAGCGACGAACTCTCTCAGTTCCTGACGGATATGCTTTCGATCATCAACTCCGGCGGGGATATGGAGCAGTTCCTCTACGACAAGAAGGAAAAACACATGCGGACCGCCAAACAGCAACAGGAGATGACGTTGGAAACGATGGAGCTGTTCGGCGAGATGTATATGACGCTCTCGCTGTTCCCGCTGTTGCTCATCATCATTCTGGTCATCATGAGCATGATGGGTGACCCGAAAACGAGGCTCATCTACGGGACCGTCTACGCGTTGACGCCCCTGACCGGCGGCGGCTTCCTCGTGCTCCTTTCGACCGTGAAACAGGACGAATCGGGCGACGGGTATCTGTCACCCGGCGATGGGAGCGAGCGGCTTGAAACGGCTCACAAAGAGGGGCTGATCCACCTGGGACTCATCGAGGCGTTCACGGGAGAGTTCAAGCTGTTCGACCGCATCAAATCCCGCGAGGGGAACTACAAGACCCAGCAGCTGCTGGCGGAGCCGCACATATTCTTCCGCAATAGTCCGCTGTTTACCATGGCCCTCACCGTTCCGCTCACGGCGGTGGTGGTTGGGCTGTTGCTCGTCGACGGGAGCGCGCCGACGACGTGGGGCGGGATGATTCAAAACCCCGTCTGGGGGACGTTCGCCTGGTACTACATCCCCTCGTACCTCATCTTGCTCCCCCTTGCCGTCTTTTACGAGTGGAACCAACACACCAGGGGCTCCATCGTCGGAAAGCTCTCCGAGAACCTCCGGAAGCTCTCTTCGGCCAACGCCACGGGACAGACCCTGCTCGAATCAATTCAGACGGTCTCCGACACGTCGACGGGCAAACTCGCCGACGAGTTCGAGATCATGTACGCGAAGGTGAACTACGGGATGAGCCTCCGCGATGCGCTGGTCGAGTTTAACAACAAGTACCACATCCCCCGACTCGCCCGCACTATCAAGCTCATCGCAGAGGCACAGGAAGCGTCCAGCCAGATTACGGACGTGCTGTCGACGGCCGCACAGGCCTCCGAGAACCAGGACGACATCGAGCGCGAGCGGATCTCCCGCACCCGGATGCAGGTCGCCATCATCCTGATGACCTACCTCACGCTGTTGGCGGTGATGGCGATTCTGAAAACCCAGTTCCTCGACGTGATGTCCGGGCTGACCAGCCAAGCCGGCAGTGGTGGGAGCCAAGGGCCAAGCTTCGGTGGCGGGGTCGACACGCAGTTGCTCTCGCTGCTGTTCTTCCACGCCGTCACGCTGCAGGCACTGCTCTCGGGGTTCATCTCGGGGTATATCCGTGACGCGAAGATCATCTCCGGGGTGAAGTTCGTTGTTGTGCTTCAGACGCTCGCACTCGCCGTCTGGTTGGTGGTCGGTTGA